The following coding sequences lie in one Labrus bergylta chromosome 13, fLabBer1.1, whole genome shotgun sequence genomic window:
- the katnal1 gene encoding katanin p60 ATPase-containing subunit A-like 1 isoform X1: MQLLFSMNLADICDNAKKGREYALLGNYDSSIVYYQGVIQQIHKHCQSLRDPALKVKWQQVRQELTEEYEQVKGIMGTLDSFKSEKPVDFLAPQYDERPEDPAVWPPPTPAEHRNPVAVKRPNSAVKQRKESPGLPRRGAGPGGRGQVNTKQDRPGYREARGPKAKDDKQGKKGVGETSGDVEQKKFDGTGHDSDLVDSLERDIVSRNPNIHWDDIADLEDAKKLLREAVVLPMWMPDFFKGIRRPWKGVLMVGPPGTGKTMLAKAVATECGTTFFNVSSSTLTSKYRGESEKLVRLLFEMARFYAPTTIFIDEIDSICGRRGTSDEHEASRRVKSELLVQMDGVGGALENDDPSKMVMVLAATNFPWDIDEALRRRLEKRIYIPLPTAVGRVELLKINLREVEVAADVNLDFIAEKIEGYSGADITNVCRDASMMAMRRRIQGLTPEEIRALPKDELQMPVTMEDFTLTLKKISKSVSAADLEKYEAWMAEFGSV, encoded by the exons ATGCAG CTTCTTTTCAGCATGAATTTGGCAGACATATGTGACAACGCCAAGAAGGGTCGTGAGTATGCACTGCTGGGGAACTATGACTCCTCCATCGTGTACTACCAGGGTGTCATTCAACAGATCCACAAGCACTGCCAGTCCCTCAGAGACCCTGCACTTAAGGTCAAATGGCAACAG GTCAGGCAGGAGCTGACTGAAGAGTATGAGCAGGTGAAAGGCATCATGGGAACACTGGACAGCTTTAAGTCCGAGAAGCCAGTGGACTTTTTGGCCCCTCAATATGATGAGAGACCTGAGGATCCAGCAGTGTGGCCCCCTCCCACGCCTGCAGAACACAG GAATCCTGTTGCAGTGAAGCGACCCAACAGTGCAGTAAAGCAGAGGAAGGAGTCCCCTGGTCTGCCGCGTCGAGGGGCAGGCCCTGGAGGCCGTGGCCAGGTCAACACTAAACAAGACCGGCCGGGTTACAGGGAGGCAAGAGGTCCAAAAGCCAAGGATGATAAG cAGGGAAAGAAAGGGGTCGGAGAAACTTCAGGGGATGTAGAGCAGAAGAAGTTTGATGGTACGGGACATGACAGTGACCTGGTGGACTCGCTGGAGAGAGATATTGTGTCCCGTAACCCTAACATACACTG GGATGACATCGCTGATCTGGAGGATGCCAAGAAGCTGCTGAGAGAAGCTGTGGTTTTGCCCATGTGGATGCCTGACTTCTTTAAGGGCATACGTCGCCCCTGGAAG GGCGTTTTAATGGTCGGCCCTCCAGGGACAGGCAAGACCATGTTGGCCAAAGCCGTCGCCACAGAATGTGGGACTACTTTCTTCAATgtgtcctcctccaccctcaccTCCAAATACAGGGGAGAGTCAGAAAAGCTTGTTCGCCTGCTGTTTGAAATG GCCCGGTTTTATGCACCCACAACCATCTTCATAGACGAGATTGACTCCATTTGTGGCAGAAGAGGAACATCTGATGAACATGAAGCAAGCCGCAGGGTCAAATCAGAGCTTCTGGTTCAGATGGATG gCGTGGGGGGAGCCCTGGAGAACGATGACCCCTCTAAGATGGTGATGGTCCTCGCTGCCACAAACTTTCCCTGGGATATTGACGAGGCGTTGCGACGACGACTGGAGAAAAGGATCTACATTCCCCTGCCCACAG cTGTGGGTCGCGTGGAGCTTCTTAAGATCAACCTGAGGGAGGTGGAGGTTGCAGCTGATGTGAACCTTGACTTCATAGCCGAGAAGATCGAGGGCTACTCGGGAGCGGACATCACCAACGTCTGCAG GGATGCATCCATGATGGCGATGCGTCGTCGAATCCAAGGCCTGACTCCTGAGGAGATCCGAGCTCTGCCCAAAGACGAGCTGCAGATGCCCGTGACCATGGAGGACTTCACCCTGACGCTCAAGAAGATCTCCAAGTCTGTTTCTGCCGCAGACCTGGAAAAATACGAGGCCTGGATGGCTGAGTTTGGGTCAGTATAA
- the katnal1 gene encoding katanin p60 ATPase-containing subunit A-like 1 isoform X2, which produces MNLADICDNAKKGREYALLGNYDSSIVYYQGVIQQIHKHCQSLRDPALKVKWQQVRQELTEEYEQVKGIMGTLDSFKSEKPVDFLAPQYDERPEDPAVWPPPTPAEHRNPVAVKRPNSAVKQRKESPGLPRRGAGPGGRGQVNTKQDRPGYREARGPKAKDDKQGKKGVGETSGDVEQKKFDGTGHDSDLVDSLERDIVSRNPNIHWDDIADLEDAKKLLREAVVLPMWMPDFFKGIRRPWKGVLMVGPPGTGKTMLAKAVATECGTTFFNVSSSTLTSKYRGESEKLVRLLFEMARFYAPTTIFIDEIDSICGRRGTSDEHEASRRVKSELLVQMDGVGGALENDDPSKMVMVLAATNFPWDIDEALRRRLEKRIYIPLPTAVGRVELLKINLREVEVAADVNLDFIAEKIEGYSGADITNVCRDASMMAMRRRIQGLTPEEIRALPKDELQMPVTMEDFTLTLKKISKSVSAADLEKYEAWMAEFGSV; this is translated from the exons ATGAATTTGGCAGACATATGTGACAACGCCAAGAAGGGTCGTGAGTATGCACTGCTGGGGAACTATGACTCCTCCATCGTGTACTACCAGGGTGTCATTCAACAGATCCACAAGCACTGCCAGTCCCTCAGAGACCCTGCACTTAAGGTCAAATGGCAACAG GTCAGGCAGGAGCTGACTGAAGAGTATGAGCAGGTGAAAGGCATCATGGGAACACTGGACAGCTTTAAGTCCGAGAAGCCAGTGGACTTTTTGGCCCCTCAATATGATGAGAGACCTGAGGATCCAGCAGTGTGGCCCCCTCCCACGCCTGCAGAACACAG GAATCCTGTTGCAGTGAAGCGACCCAACAGTGCAGTAAAGCAGAGGAAGGAGTCCCCTGGTCTGCCGCGTCGAGGGGCAGGCCCTGGAGGCCGTGGCCAGGTCAACACTAAACAAGACCGGCCGGGTTACAGGGAGGCAAGAGGTCCAAAAGCCAAGGATGATAAG cAGGGAAAGAAAGGGGTCGGAGAAACTTCAGGGGATGTAGAGCAGAAGAAGTTTGATGGTACGGGACATGACAGTGACCTGGTGGACTCGCTGGAGAGAGATATTGTGTCCCGTAACCCTAACATACACTG GGATGACATCGCTGATCTGGAGGATGCCAAGAAGCTGCTGAGAGAAGCTGTGGTTTTGCCCATGTGGATGCCTGACTTCTTTAAGGGCATACGTCGCCCCTGGAAG GGCGTTTTAATGGTCGGCCCTCCAGGGACAGGCAAGACCATGTTGGCCAAAGCCGTCGCCACAGAATGTGGGACTACTTTCTTCAATgtgtcctcctccaccctcaccTCCAAATACAGGGGAGAGTCAGAAAAGCTTGTTCGCCTGCTGTTTGAAATG GCCCGGTTTTATGCACCCACAACCATCTTCATAGACGAGATTGACTCCATTTGTGGCAGAAGAGGAACATCTGATGAACATGAAGCAAGCCGCAGGGTCAAATCAGAGCTTCTGGTTCAGATGGATG gCGTGGGGGGAGCCCTGGAGAACGATGACCCCTCTAAGATGGTGATGGTCCTCGCTGCCACAAACTTTCCCTGGGATATTGACGAGGCGTTGCGACGACGACTGGAGAAAAGGATCTACATTCCCCTGCCCACAG cTGTGGGTCGCGTGGAGCTTCTTAAGATCAACCTGAGGGAGGTGGAGGTTGCAGCTGATGTGAACCTTGACTTCATAGCCGAGAAGATCGAGGGCTACTCGGGAGCGGACATCACCAACGTCTGCAG GGATGCATCCATGATGGCGATGCGTCGTCGAATCCAAGGCCTGACTCCTGAGGAGATCCGAGCTCTGCCCAAAGACGAGCTGCAGATGCCCGTGACCATGGAGGACTTCACCCTGACGCTCAAGAAGATCTCCAAGTCTGTTTCTGCCGCAGACCTGGAAAAATACGAGGCCTGGATGGCTGAGTTTGGGTCAGTATAA
- the zgc:101559 gene encoding ras-related protein Rab-33B-like isoform X2, which produces MAIENKPGDEFDTVFGQSDSLELSSHHDYDTAQARIFKIIVIGDSNVGKTCLTYRFCGGTFLKNPEATIGVDFRERTLQLDGENIKIWDTAGQERFRKSMVEHYYRSVHAVIFVYDVTSLSSFESIPEWIEECARHCVGPLVPRIMVGNKCDLRDRREVPTSTAQCFADSYNFPLFETSAKEPAEKEHVDAIFLTLAYRLKSHKPLRLKQPSESSIRQMWDQREQESGICQC; this is translated from the exons ATGGCAATAGAAAACAAACCTGGGGACGAATTTGACACCGTTTTTGGTCAAAGCGACTCATTGGAGCTTTCTTCACACCACGACTATGACACAGCACAGGCTCGGATCTTCAAGATCATCGTCATAGGTGATTCAAATGTGGGAAAGACGTGTTTGACTTACAGATTCTGCGGTGGTACCTTCCTGAAGAACCCAGAGGCAACCATCGGGGTCGATTTCAGGGAGAGGACGCTGCAGCTCGATGGGGAGAATATCAAG ATCTGGGATACGGCGGGTCAGGAGCGTTTCAGGAAGAGCATGGTGGAGCACTACTACCGCAGCGTCCATGCTGTCATCTTCGTGTACGACGTGACCAGCCTCTCCTCCTTTGAGAGCATCCCCGAGTGGATAGAGGAGTGCGCTCGACACTGCGTGGGCCCCCTGGTGCCTCGCATCATGGTGGGCAACAAGTGCGATCTGAGGGACCGCCGGGAGGTCCCCACGTCGACCGCACAGTGCTTCGCCGACAGCTACAACTTTCCACTGTTTGAGACCTCAGCAAAGGAGCCGGCAGAGAAGGAACATGTAGACGCCATCTTTCTGACTTTGGCTTATAGACTGAAGAGCCACAAACCCCTGAGACTGAAGCAGCCGAGTGAGAGTAGCATCAGGCAGATGTGGGATCAGAGGGAGCAGGAGTCAGGAATTTGTCAGTGCTGA
- the zgc:101559 gene encoding ras-related protein Rab-33B-like isoform X1 — MAIENKPGDEFDTVFGQSDSLELSSHHDYDTAQARIFKIIVIGDSNVGKTCLTYRFCGGTFLKNPEATIGVDFRERTLQLDGENIKLQIWDTAGQERFRKSMVEHYYRSVHAVIFVYDVTSLSSFESIPEWIEECARHCVGPLVPRIMVGNKCDLRDRREVPTSTAQCFADSYNFPLFETSAKEPAEKEHVDAIFLTLAYRLKSHKPLRLKQPSESSIRQMWDQREQESGICQC; from the exons ATGGCAATAGAAAACAAACCTGGGGACGAATTTGACACCGTTTTTGGTCAAAGCGACTCATTGGAGCTTTCTTCACACCACGACTATGACACAGCACAGGCTCGGATCTTCAAGATCATCGTCATAGGTGATTCAAATGTGGGAAAGACGTGTTTGACTTACAGATTCTGCGGTGGTACCTTCCTGAAGAACCCAGAGGCAACCATCGGGGTCGATTTCAGGGAGAGGACGCTGCAGCTCGATGGGGAGAATATCAAG CTGCAGATCTGGGATACGGCGGGTCAGGAGCGTTTCAGGAAGAGCATGGTGGAGCACTACTACCGCAGCGTCCATGCTGTCATCTTCGTGTACGACGTGACCAGCCTCTCCTCCTTTGAGAGCATCCCCGAGTGGATAGAGGAGTGCGCTCGACACTGCGTGGGCCCCCTGGTGCCTCGCATCATGGTGGGCAACAAGTGCGATCTGAGGGACCGCCGGGAGGTCCCCACGTCGACCGCACAGTGCTTCGCCGACAGCTACAACTTTCCACTGTTTGAGACCTCAGCAAAGGAGCCGGCAGAGAAGGAACATGTAGACGCCATCTTTCTGACTTTGGCTTATAGACTGAAGAGCCACAAACCCCTGAGACTGAAGCAGCCGAGTGAGAGTAGCATCAGGCAGATGTGGGATCAGAGGGAGCAGGAGTCAGGAATTTGTCAGTGCTGA
- the kbtbd7 gene encoding kelch repeat and BTB domain-containing protein 7 gives MASVLSCFSGPEVLEDVDHALGLMKELKLMYDCRLLGDITIGVECEAEHAGEPTRGDIEQLFFCSRNVLAAASPYFKSMFTGGLNESMQERVVIRGVDAESMAVIIDYCYTGSVTITESNVQKLYSAANMLQLEYIGKACSSFMTRRLDLSNCVGILKFADTYDNPGLKENAKNFIARNFSQVCNGGDLCELDLVQLKELLSLNILDVDCERKVCSAALQWIEANAPQKREDALQALKCVRWNLFTEKDKCYLEGLVVRPLIEKYLASFFDRSTEDSCGASVEVPKHRIGVSAKEMILFFGLPNDNIMCCDPYSEDLYFMAPPLEDLSSQDYKRSTMESLIACATPENNLYLASHLSKHFWLYNPLLNSWQELAERPLGRIHSGMGYLNGHVYLLGGRNPVTDARLKEVECYSVQRNQWTFVAPLPHSLGKMQVVALNDHLYVVNKRRMLCYDPRRNRWRHCGSLRRDKLHKACVFQDQIVCVCDIPVVKAYSPARGEWKRLGDIPIDSRALNYQVIQHNSKLLLLTQTLLQHNKNRVLIHEYDQARDTWKSVMAVYVSTLGPVCVSTRVYPACLGSAHSFSTEEDDDSGSSADWDFDGLTDPDSDSGSSSSFSDENW, from the coding sequence ATGGCTTCAGTTCTGAGTTGCTTCAGTGGTCCCGAGGTGTTGGAGGACGTGGATCACGCCCTGGGCTTAATGAAGGAGTTGAAGTTGATGTATGACTGCCGGCTGCTGGGAGACATTACTATCGGAGTTGAATGCGAAGCTGAGCATGCTGGAGAGCCAACCAGAGGTGACATTGAGCAACTTTTCTTCTGCAGCCGCAACGTCCTCGCAGCTGCCAGCCCTTACTTCAAAAGCATGTTCACCGGGGGGTTGAACGAGAGCATGCAGGAGAGAGTGGTGATCCGGGGGGTGGACGCTGAATCCATGGCTGTCATCATCGACTACTGCTATACAGGCAGTGTGACCATCACGGAGAGCAACGTGCAGAAACTCTACTCAGCTGCCAACATGCTCCAGCTGGAGTACATCGGGAAAGCATGCTCCAGTTTCATGACGAGGAGGCTTGACCTGTCCAACTGTGTTGGGATACTGAAGTTTGCAGACACGTATGACAACCCTGGTTTAAAGGAGAATGCAAAGAATTTCATAGCCAGGAACTTCAGCCAGGTGTGTAACGGAGGAGATCTTTGCGAACTGGATTTGGTGCAGTTAAAGGAGCTGCTGTCTTTAAACATTCTGGATGTTGACTGCGAGAGAAAGGTGTGCTCGGCTGCTCTGCAATGGATAGAGGCGAACGCGCCGCAGAAAAGGGAGGATGCTTTGCAGGCGCTGAAGTGTGTCCGCTGGAACCTGTTCACCGAGAAGGACAAGTGCTACCTGGAGGGCCTCGTGGTGAGACCTTTAATCGAGAAATACCTCGCCTCGTTCTTCGACAGGTCGACCGAGGACAGCTGCGGTGCGAGTGTGGAGGTGCCAAAGCACAGAATAGGCGTGAGTGCGAAAGAAATGATCCTCTTCTTCGGCCTGCCAAATGACAACATCATGTGCTGCGATCCGTACTCGGAGGATTTGTATTTCATGGCTCCCCCTTTAGAGGATCTAAGCAGTCAGGATTACAAACGCTCCACCATGGAGTCTTTAATCGCCTGTGCCACACCTGAAAACAACTTGTACCTTGCCTCCCACCTCTCGAAACATTTCTGGCTGTACAACCCTCTGCTGAACAGCTGGCAGGAGCTGGCAGAGAGGCCACTGGGGCGGATCCACTCGGGGATGGGCTACCTTAATGGTCATGTGTACCTTCTGGGTGGAAGAAATCCGGTGACAGATGCCCGGCTGAAGGAAGTGGAGTGTTACAGCGTGCAGAGGAATCAGTGGACGTTTGTGGCTCCTCTGCCTCATTCTCTGGGTAAAATGCAGGTGGTGGCTCTGAACGATCACCTGTACGTGGTGAACAAAAGGAGAATGCTTTGCTACGATCCCAGGAGGAACCGCTGGCGTCACTGTGGCTCGCTGAGGAGGGACAAGCTTCACAAGGCGTGCGTCTTTCAGGACCAAATCGTGTGCGTGTGCGACATCCCCGTGGTGAAAGCCTACAGTCCCGCCAGAGGAGAGTGGAAGAGGCTGGGCGACATTCCCATCGACAGCCGGGCCTTGAATTACCAGGTGATCCAGCACAACAGCAAGCTGCTCCTCCTCACTCAGACTCTCCTGCAGCACAACAAAAACCGGGTCCTCATCCACGAATACGACCAAGCTCGAGACACGTGGAAGAGCGTCATGGCAGTGTACGTGTCCACCCTGGGGCCGGTGTGCGTTTCGACACGCGTGTACCCAGCATGCCTCGGCTCGGCACACAGCTTCTCCACAGAGGAGGACGACGACAGCGGCTCCAGTGCAGACTGGGACTTTGATGGGTTGACGGACCCGGACTCGGACTCTGGCAGCTCGAGCTCTTTCTCAGATGAGAACTGGTAG
- the wu:fc50b12 gene encoding p53-induced death domain-containing protein 1 — MPNKAQEDAVINLKTLQEISLQLGFEWTVLGYELGFSRTEIARFHAKSTEKTVQARTMLENWYERSWDKPNKTKVLQNGLERAGRRDLAERLRCLHWGHQKLSPRVELPSAFPFIITVHKTIHNQDALRRINELNRR, encoded by the exons ATGCCAAACAAAGCTCAGGAG GATGCTGTAATTAACCTGAAGACTTTGCAGGAGATTTCCCTGCAGCTTGGTTTTGAGTGGACAGTTTTGGGGTATGAACTTGGCTTCAGCAGAACTGAGATAGCACGTTTCCATGCCAAGTCTACAGAGAAAACTGTCCAGGCCCGGACCATGTTAGAAAACTG GTATGAGAGGTCATGGGACAAGCCCAATAAGACTAAGGTTCTCCAGAATGGGCTGGAGCGAGCAGGCAGACGGGACCTGGCCGAGAGGCTGCGCTGCCTCCACTGGGGACACCAGAAGCTGAGCCCGAGGGTGGAGCTGCCCTCTGCCTTTCCGTTTATAATCACAGTCCACAAGACCATCCACAACCAAGACGCACTGCGCAGGATTAACGAACTTAACCGTAGATAG